The stretch of DNA GGCTGTGGCTTGAATCATGCGCTGGCCAACGCTGGCGATAAGGCCGCCGATGTTGACGTCTCCTGTGTACTGGATTTCAGTTGCGCCATCAGCGTCTTTTAAATTAAGTTCGCCGGAGCCTTTTACGAATCCCGGCTGGCCTTTGCCCTCGACGACGAGTTTGTAGTGCTCCGGTGCGACGATATCCTGAAGCGAGACCGTGGCGGTAAAAACGCCTTTCACAGGGCCGACTCCAGCGGTGAGCTTGGCTTTGTATTGATTGTCCCCGGTTTTTTCCATCTGCTCACAGCCAGGGATGCACCTTTGCAAGATGGCAGGATCGATCAGCGCGGCAAAGATGCGTTCACGCGGTGCGGCGATTTTCTGAGTGCCTTCAATCTTCATGGGAAATTTTTAAACACAAAGGATCACGAAGGAGTTTTGATCTTGCGATTCCATCGTGCTGGCTTGTGTTCTTTGTGGTTAACAGCTTTACAAAAACAAAAAACTTTTACCACGGAGGACACAGAGGATCACTGAGGGAGTTTTGTGATTCGTTGGGTTCGTTCGTGCTCCTTAGCGCCTT from Terriglobia bacterium encodes:
- a CDS encoding carbon monoxide dehydrogenase subunit G, producing MKIEGTQKIAAPRERIFAALIDPAILQRCIPGCEQMEKTGDNQYKAKLTAGVGPVKGVFTATVSLQDIVAPEHYKLVVEGKGQPGFVKGSGELNLKDADGATEIQYTGDVNIGGLIASVGQRMIQATANMLAARFFKALEAETASTNPASSTGT